A genomic region of Candidatus Polarisedimenticolia bacterium contains the following coding sequences:
- a CDS encoding aminotransferase class V-fold PLP-dependent enzyme, with product MPDDATPWKRHFSDFGGKVYLDCAAQGPFPAETAAAVRGALRLKEHPEEIAGSLYESLPGRAREVVARLIGCDPESIALATGASHGLNLAARCLPLKEGDEVVLAHGEFPANVYPWLNRALDGIAVREVRPASGRFVGERDLIAAIGRNTRVVSISHVAFSSGYRADLKILGETCRERGIFLVVDGAQSVGAVDFKVSDLPIDILATSGDKWLLAPFGTGFTYVNPAILDRLRVADVNWMNVEGSSNLNEIDGYPLRFRDGARRFDVPEAASFLNLAGFIASLSFLTRVGVGAVEVHARRLQDLLIRDLERTRLRVASDLTPERRSGILALEGPCPEETRALYRRLRDRGVLVSLRDNLIRVSPHIYNTRDDIDSLLDAATGT from the coding sequence TTGCCGGACGACGCGACGCCCTGGAAGCGACATTTCTCCGATTTCGGCGGCAAGGTCTACCTGGACTGCGCCGCGCAGGGGCCCTTCCCGGCCGAGACCGCGGCCGCGGTGCGGGGCGCCCTGAGGCTGAAGGAGCACCCGGAGGAGATCGCCGGCTCCCTCTATGAGTCCCTGCCGGGGCGGGCGCGCGAGGTGGTGGCGCGTCTCATCGGCTGCGACCCGGAGAGCATCGCCCTGGCCACGGGCGCCTCGCACGGTCTGAATCTCGCGGCCCGCTGCCTTCCCCTGAAGGAGGGCGACGAGGTGGTCCTGGCGCACGGAGAGTTCCCCGCCAACGTCTACCCCTGGCTCAATCGCGCGCTGGACGGCATCGCCGTTCGCGAGGTCCGCCCGGCGTCCGGTCGCTTCGTCGGGGAGCGGGACCTGATCGCGGCCATCGGACGGAACACGAGAGTCGTCAGCATCAGTCACGTCGCCTTCTCCTCGGGATACCGCGCCGATTTGAAGATACTGGGCGAGACCTGCCGCGAGCGCGGCATCTTCCTGGTGGTGGACGGCGCCCAGTCCGTGGGCGCAGTGGACTTCAAGGTGTCGGACCTGCCGATCGACATCCTGGCGACGAGCGGTGACAAGTGGCTTCTCGCCCCTTTCGGGACGGGCTTCACCTACGTCAATCCCGCGATCCTCGACCGGCTCAGGGTCGCGGACGTGAACTGGATGAACGTCGAAGGATCGAGCAACCTCAACGAGATCGACGGCTACCCGCTCCGCTTCCGCGACGGGGCCCGCCGCTTCGACGTGCCCGAGGCGGCGTCGTTCCTGAACCTGGCCGGCTTCATCGCATCGCTCTCGTTTCTGACCCGCGTCGGTGTCGGGGCCGTGGAGGTGCACGCAAGGCGTCTGCAAGACCTTTTGATCCGGGACCTCGAGAGGACCCGGCTGCGGGTCGCGTCGGACCTGACCCCCGAGCGCCGGTCGGGGATCCTGGCACTGGAGGGTCCGTGCCCCGAGGAGACGCGTGCCCTCTACCGCCGGCTGCGGGACCGCGGCGTGCTGGTCAGCCTGCGGGACAACCTCATCCGCGTCTCGCCGCACATCTACAACACCCGCGACGACATCGACTCCCTCCTCGATGCCGCCACGGGAACTTGA
- a CDS encoding cupin-like domain-containing protein, with translation MPQGSAVPRIHRPAPRAFFREFVSRRRPAILTGVAEVWPAIARWDPGHLKAILPDTEVRVEVWEREETRNDPADYLRSVRRRPMRLGDFLELVRAGGPESRSHYLAQYPLLRAVPRLRDDIREPDEYMAVPAYVPRALARRMRLEPSLWIGPAGAVTTLHFDSTHNLFVQIFGTKKVLLVPPEESDLVYYPCAAFGPNLHFSPVEAERPDPVRHPRFLRASLRELVVRPGEILFIPAAWWHYLRALEPSISLNFWWNTPGTLWGPPRHLLLEWGERIRRLVPALRH, from the coding sequence ATGCCCCAGGGAAGCGCCGTTCCGCGGATCCACCGGCCCGCGCCGCGAGCTTTCTTCCGGGAGTTCGTGTCGCGCCGGCGGCCGGCGATCCTCACCGGGGTCGCCGAAGTCTGGCCGGCGATCGCGCGCTGGGACCCCGGCCATCTCAAGGCGATCCTGCCGGACACGGAGGTCCGGGTCGAGGTCTGGGAGCGCGAGGAGACGCGCAACGATCCGGCCGACTACCTGCGGAGCGTCCGGCGCAGGCCGATGCGTCTCGGCGATTTCCTCGAACTCGTGCGGGCCGGCGGACCGGAATCGCGCAGCCACTATCTGGCGCAGTACCCGCTCTTGCGGGCCGTCCCGCGCCTGCGCGACGACATCCGCGAGCCGGACGAATACATGGCCGTGCCGGCCTATGTTCCGCGGGCGCTGGCGCGGCGGATGAGGCTCGAGCCGTCGCTCTGGATCGGTCCGGCGGGCGCTGTGACGACCCTCCACTTCGACTCGACGCACAACCTGTTCGTGCAGATCTTCGGGACGAAGAAGGTGCTCCTGGTGCCGCCGGAGGAGTCCGACCTCGTGTACTACCCCTGTGCGGCGTTCGGGCCGAACCTGCACTTCAGCCCGGTCGAGGCGGAGCGGCCCGATCCCGTCCGGCATCCAAGGTTCCTGCGGGCCTCGCTCCGGGAGCTCGTCGTGCGTCCGGGGGAGATCCTGTTCATCCCGGCCGCATGGTGGCACTACCTGCGCGCCCTCGAGCCCTCGATCTCCCTCAACTTCTGGTGGAACACCCCGGGCACACTCTGGGGTCCGCCCCGGCATCTCCTCCTGGAATGGGGCGAGAGGATCCGCCGTCTCGTGCCGGCGCTTCGGCATTGA
- a CDS encoding iron chelate uptake ABC transporter family permease subunit — protein sequence MAQQLQVLFLPFLACLILTGIHVYLGIHVISRKVIFVDIALAQIAALGATVAFLLGHDPRSEGAYYISLGFAILAAIIFALTRARHERVPQEAVIGLTYATASAAAILLADISPHGAEHLHDLLAGSIVWVTPHQIIKTAVLYSLIGLFHMVCRKRFLLISLDPEAAFARGIRVRLWDFFFYLSFGVVITSSVQIAGVLLVFCYLVAPAVFAVMFFDGLKARLITGWTMATIVSAVGLFFSYDRPSGPTIMVGFAIALALGGTIRAISHAPSRPRALAVATASLALAIGAGWLLVHFRPGTGAHGEEVADAGVGAGSLDPGAESPGPGGSTAPEHEVGGSMDALRRALKDTHENVRVAAVRQIASSADPRILPDMIEALHDQSPAVREQAASALGRLGNRSALPALLQGLRNKDEDEWVRLRIAQAVAGLGDAGAIPVLFDLARQADAKVTRLEAIGTLARLAKMTDPPTSDPDSPEGQAFLQKLDRTLSGDGKRQRHGE from the coding sequence GTGGCGCAGCAGCTCCAGGTCCTGTTCCTTCCTTTCCTGGCCTGCCTGATCCTGACCGGGATCCACGTCTATCTCGGCATCCACGTGATCAGCCGCAAGGTGATCTTCGTGGACATCGCCCTGGCGCAGATCGCCGCCCTCGGAGCGACCGTGGCCTTCCTTCTGGGCCACGACCCGCGCTCCGAGGGCGCGTACTACATCTCGCTCGGCTTCGCGATCCTGGCGGCGATCATCTTCGCCCTGACCCGCGCCCGGCACGAGCGGGTCCCGCAGGAGGCGGTGATCGGCCTGACGTACGCCACCGCCTCGGCGGCCGCCATTCTCCTGGCCGACATCTCGCCGCACGGCGCCGAGCACCTGCACGATCTCCTGGCCGGGAGCATCGTCTGGGTGACGCCCCATCAGATCATCAAGACGGCGGTGCTCTATTCCCTGATCGGCCTATTCCACATGGTGTGTCGCAAGAGATTCCTGCTGATCTCCCTGGACCCCGAGGCGGCCTTCGCCCGCGGCATCCGGGTGCGTCTGTGGGACTTCTTCTTCTATCTGTCGTTCGGCGTGGTGATCACGTCGTCGGTGCAGATCGCGGGCGTCCTCCTGGTGTTCTGCTACCTGGTCGCCCCCGCCGTCTTCGCCGTGATGTTCTTCGACGGCCTGAAGGCGCGTCTGATCACCGGCTGGACCATGGCGACGATCGTCAGCGCCGTCGGCCTGTTCTTCTCGTACGACCGTCCCTCCGGGCCGACGATCATGGTCGGCTTCGCCATCGCCCTGGCGCTGGGAGGCACGATCCGGGCGATCAGCCACGCCCCCAGCCGCCCGCGCGCCCTCGCGGTCGCCACCGCCAGCCTGGCGCTGGCGATCGGAGCCGGCTGGCTCCTGGTTCACTTCCGGCCCGGCACCGGGGCGCATGGCGAGGAGGTCGCCGATGCGGGGGTGGGCGCCGGATCCCTCGACCCGGGCGCCGAATCGCCCGGCCCGGGAGGCTCCACAGCGCCCGAGCACGAGGTCGGCGGCAGCATGGACGCCTTGCGCCGGGCGCTCAAGGACACCCACGAGAACGTGCGGGTCGCCGCCGTGAGACAGATCGCCTCGAGCGCCGACCCGCGCATTCTTCCCGACATGATCGAAGCGCTGCACGATCAGTCCCCCGCCGTGCGCGAACAGGCCGCATCCGCCCTGGGCCGTCTCGGGAATCGCTCCGCGCTGCCGGCGCTGCTTCAGGGCTTGAGGAACAAGGATGAGGACGAGTGGGTGCGGCTGCGGATCGCGCAGGCGGTCGCCGGCCTCGGGGACGCCGGCGCCATCCCGGTCCTCTTCGACCTGGCGCGCCAGGCCGACGCCAAGGTGACCCGCCTCGAGGCCATTGGCACCCTTGCCCGGCTGGCGAAGATGACCGACCCGCCCACCTCCGACCCCGACTCTCCCGAGGGGCAGGCGTTCCTCCAGAAGCTCGATCGCACCTTGTCTGGCGACGGGAAGCGCCAGCGGCACGGAGAGTGA
- a CDS encoding metal ABC transporter substrate-binding protein yields MRLHSRAVLPLLWAVPALLLSDPASAAEGHVKVVSALPNFGSIASAIAGDRIDLTVIASGSQDAHFVDPKPSYIVKLRKADLLLVNGLDLEIGWVPPLTQGARTARLMPGGAGYIDCSTGIRVVEVPLSLSRTEGDVHPYGNPHYLTDPLNAEIVAGTIAEALKRFDPAGAQAYEDGRRAFVRRLHEALFGKDLVDLAGGAKLSREAFAGTLDVFLDGTSVGGSPLRAHLGGWLGKMQAVKGKAVVTYHKDYSYFAERFGIRVIDFVEPKPGISPSAKHLEELLTRLKQGDVSVILTRPYVEHRSTDYLAERTKVKILTLPIEVGGAPEATDFFRLFDYATDQIVRALSGGQAAAGR; encoded by the coding sequence ATGAGACTCCATTCCCGCGCTGTGCTGCCGCTGCTTTGGGCCGTTCCAGCCCTGCTGCTTTCCGACCCCGCGAGCGCCGCCGAAGGGCACGTCAAGGTGGTGTCGGCGCTCCCGAACTTCGGATCGATCGCCTCCGCCATCGCCGGCGACAGAATCGACCTGACCGTGATCGCCAGCGGCTCGCAGGACGCCCACTTCGTCGATCCGAAGCCGTCCTACATCGTCAAGTTGCGCAAGGCCGACCTGCTCCTGGTGAACGGCCTCGACCTGGAGATCGGCTGGGTCCCGCCCCTGACCCAGGGAGCGCGCACCGCGCGCCTCATGCCCGGTGGGGCGGGCTACATCGACTGCTCCACCGGCATCCGGGTGGTCGAGGTTCCCCTGAGCCTCAGCCGCACCGAGGGGGACGTGCACCCTTACGGCAACCCGCACTACCTGACCGATCCCCTCAACGCCGAGATCGTCGCCGGGACTATCGCCGAGGCGTTGAAGCGGTTCGATCCCGCGGGGGCGCAGGCCTATGAGGACGGGCGCCGCGCCTTCGTCCGCCGTCTCCACGAGGCGCTCTTCGGCAAGGACCTGGTGGACCTGGCCGGCGGCGCCAAGCTGTCGCGCGAGGCGTTCGCCGGGACGCTCGACGTCTTCCTGGACGGCACCTCGGTCGGGGGCTCCCCCCTGCGCGCGCACCTGGGCGGCTGGCTGGGCAAGATGCAGGCGGTGAAGGGGAAGGCGGTCGTGACCTACCACAAGGATTACTCGTACTTCGCCGAGCGCTTCGGCATCCGCGTCATCGATTTCGTCGAGCCGAAACCGGGGATTTCCCCGTCCGCCAAGCACCTGGAGGAGCTCCTGACGCGTCTCAAGCAGGGGGACGTCTCGGTGATCCTGACGCGCCCGTACGTCGAGCACCGCTCCACCGACTATCTGGCGGAGAGGACCAAGGTCAAGATCCTCACGCTGCCGATCGAGGTCGGCGGCGCCCCCGAGGCGACCGACTTTTTCCGGCTGTTCGACTACGCCACCGATCAGATCGTGCGGGCTCTGAGCGGCGGCCAGGCGGCCGCGGGGAGGTAA
- a CDS encoding ABC transporter ATP-binding protein has translation MSDPRGTVVPILSVHGVRFRHHGAAAALFEDLSLAVAPGEFLGMIGPNGSGKTTLLHLLAGVVEPAGGEVRLAGRPIRAIAPSERARQVAVVFQEARVLFNFSVLEIALMGRAPRLGRFGMERPEDFAAARAALAEMDLAGQEDRHLHELSSGERQRALIARALAQEPRIVLMDEPTAFLDLKHRLQIYAILTRLNRDRGLTVVATSHDLNLAARHGSRLVLLHKGRVAADGPPASVLTAARIREVYETDARVERDAATGAPYVVPIAPLG, from the coding sequence TTGAGTGACCCGCGGGGAACGGTCGTCCCGATCCTCTCCGTCCACGGCGTCCGCTTCCGCCATCACGGCGCGGCGGCCGCGCTGTTCGAGGACCTGTCGCTGGCCGTGGCGCCGGGCGAATTCCTCGGGATGATCGGCCCGAATGGCTCGGGGAAGACCACGCTCCTGCACCTTCTGGCGGGCGTCGTCGAGCCCGCCGGCGGCGAGGTGCGGCTCGCCGGCCGGCCGATAAGGGCCATCGCCCCCTCCGAGCGCGCCCGTCAGGTCGCCGTCGTCTTCCAGGAGGCCCGCGTCCTGTTCAATTTCAGCGTCCTCGAAATCGCGCTCATGGGGCGCGCCCCGCGCCTGGGGCGCTTCGGGATGGAGCGCCCGGAGGACTTCGCCGCGGCCCGCGCCGCTCTTGCCGAGATGGACCTCGCCGGCCAGGAGGACCGGCACCTCCACGAGCTGAGCAGCGGAGAAAGGCAAAGGGCCCTGATCGCGCGCGCCCTGGCTCAGGAGCCGCGCATCGTTCTGATGGACGAGCCGACCGCCTTCCTCGACCTGAAGCATCGCCTGCAGATCTACGCCATCCTGACCCGGCTGAATCGCGATCGGGGACTGACCGTCGTCGCGACCAGCCACGATCTCAACCTGGCCGCGCGCCACGGCTCGCGCCTGGTCCTCTTGCACAAGGGCCGGGTGGCCGCGGACGGCCCGCCGGCCTCGGTCCTCACCGCGGCGCGGATCCGCGAGGTGTACGAGACCGACGCCCGGGTCGAGCGCGACGCCGCGACGGGAGCGCCGTACGTGGTCCCGATCGCCCCGCTCGGCTGA
- a CDS encoding iron ABC transporter permease, whose translation MPPLTSRRLWVSIGLLSAGFAVCVAVCASIGSSHHTLLELFRQAPDIDTAAATILRIRMPRILMAALAGAALGASGAVFQAVLRNPLADPYILGVSGGAALGAFLATAVGLQALAPALPVREAAAFLGASATVGSLFLLSSAGGRLLSYPMLLIGVIMNTVYLAVILLIETVVDFTRLHGVRLWMIGSIPIEGYGLIAGLSVLMVAGIACLSLTGRDLNLLSAGEDAARSLGVTVERTRLVTVLLASLVTAAVVSVAGPIGFVGLMVPHAARLVFGPDHRLLVPASALTGAIFLMAADTAARTVMAPTEIPVGVITALCGGPFFLWLYRRQGGGGYFE comes from the coding sequence ATGCCGCCGCTGACTTCCCGGCGTCTCTGGGTCTCCATCGGCCTGCTCTCGGCCGGCTTCGCCGTCTGCGTGGCGGTCTGCGCCAGCATCGGGAGCAGCCATCACACCCTGCTGGAGCTCTTCCGTCAGGCCCCCGACATCGACACGGCGGCGGCGACCATCCTGCGCATCCGGATGCCGCGCATCCTGATGGCGGCCCTCGCCGGCGCGGCGCTCGGCGCCTCGGGGGCCGTGTTCCAGGCGGTCCTGCGCAATCCCCTCGCCGATCCGTACATCCTCGGGGTCTCGGGGGGGGCGGCGCTCGGCGCCTTCCTGGCCACCGCGGTCGGCCTGCAGGCGCTCGCGCCGGCCCTGCCGGTGCGCGAGGCGGCGGCGTTCCTCGGGGCCTCCGCCACGGTCGGGTCCCTGTTTCTTCTGTCGAGCGCGGGAGGCCGGCTCCTCTCCTATCCGATGCTTTTGATTGGCGTCATCATGAACACCGTCTACCTGGCGGTCATTCTCCTCATCGAGACGGTGGTCGATTTCACCCGCCTGCACGGGGTCAGGCTGTGGATGATCGGCAGCATCCCGATCGAGGGGTACGGACTCATCGCCGGCCTGTCGGTCCTCATGGTCGCGGGAATCGCCTGCCTGTCGCTCACCGGACGCGATCTCAACCTGTTATCCGCCGGCGAGGACGCCGCACGGTCGCTCGGCGTGACCGTCGAGCGGACGCGCCTCGTGACCGTCCTCCTCGCGTCGCTGGTCACCGCTGCGGTCGTCTCGGTCGCCGGGCCGATCGGCTTCGTCGGGCTGATGGTGCCGCACGCCGCCCGCCTGGTCTTCGGGCCGGATCACCGGCTGCTCGTTCCGGCCTCCGCCCTGACCGGCGCCATCTTCCTGATGGCGGCCGACACGGCGGCCCGCACGGTGATGGCCCCCACCGAGATCCCGGTCGGCGTCATCACGGCGCTGTGCGGCGGGCCATTTTTCCTGTGGCTCTATCGCCGCCAGGGCGGAGGGGGCTACTTTGAGTGA
- a CDS encoding phosphotransferase, whose amino-acid sequence MLDPQSVSRLPKGSLITPPVTALLERSVGSGFRIAEIAGDASTRRFYRVTRGRKTAVLMVHPEPLIPGSPLFSNHRVLKSIGAPVPRILASDPEAGLVLVEDLGDATLQAHLLGKRPGGRRKSGAGPGVGRARGWRPALPLYRQACDLIVLFHKKGEAALRPDDFAASSALDCDRFLFELDHFHRHFIKGLRKLAPPEGDEAVLRAFYSDLALRCDELPRVYCHRDFQSRNLLVRRGRLGLVDFQDARMGPYTYDAASLLRDSSLDLEERLIDEMIDRLCMRLDIPDDEFRRDFDLMALQRNLKDLGTFGYMATVRGRPEYLDYVPRTLRFIRRTLFAGRRYDLFMPALDRYVLSFERVG is encoded by the coding sequence GTGCTGGACCCTCAATCTGTGAGCCGGCTCCCCAAGGGGAGTCTGATCACCCCCCCAGTCACGGCACTCCTCGAGCGATCGGTCGGATCCGGCTTCAGGATCGCGGAGATCGCCGGAGACGCTTCGACCAGAAGGTTTTATCGCGTCACCCGCGGACGAAAGACGGCCGTCCTGATGGTTCATCCGGAACCGCTCATCCCTGGCTCACCCCTGTTCAGCAACCACCGGGTCCTGAAATCGATCGGGGCGCCTGTCCCACGCATCCTGGCGTCCGATCCGGAAGCCGGTCTCGTCCTGGTCGAGGACCTCGGGGACGCGACCCTTCAAGCCCATCTGCTCGGCAAGCGTCCGGGCGGGCGACGCAAGAGTGGCGCGGGGCCGGGTGTCGGGCGGGCGCGTGGCTGGCGGCCGGCCTTGCCGCTCTACAGGCAGGCATGCGACCTGATTGTTCTTTTTCACAAGAAGGGGGAGGCAGCCCTCCGTCCGGATGACTTCGCCGCCTCCTCCGCCCTCGATTGCGACCGCTTCCTGTTCGAGCTCGACCACTTCCACCGACATTTCATCAAGGGGCTCAGGAAATTGGCCCCACCGGAGGGGGACGAGGCGGTCCTGCGGGCCTTTTATTCCGACCTGGCCCTTCGGTGCGACGAGTTGCCGCGCGTTTACTGCCACCGCGACTTTCAGTCGCGAAATCTCCTGGTGCGGCGAGGCCGTCTCGGTCTCGTCGACTTTCAGGACGCGCGGATGGGGCCGTACACCTACGACGCGGCATCTCTCCTGCGCGATTCGTCTCTCGATCTCGAGGAACGTCTCATCGATGAGATGATCGACCGTCTCTGCATGAGACTCGACATACCGGACGACGAGTTCCGGCGCGACTTCGACCTGATGGCCCTGCAGCGGAACCTCAAGGACCTCGGCACCTTCGGGTACATGGCCACCGTCCGCGGCCGTCCCGAATACCTCGACTACGTGCCGCGCACCCTCCGGTTCATCAGGCGCACGCTGTTCGCCGGCCGGCGCTACGACCTCTTCATGCCGGCCCTCGACCGCTACGTCCTGTCGTTCGAACGGGTAGGCTAA
- a CDS encoding NDP-sugar synthase, with the protein MVLAAGLGERMWPLTEDRAKPSLPLLNRPIIAHTLEHLARHGVKEAVINLHYEPESIRGIVGDGSKLGIRVHYSEEPIILGTAGGLKKAEPLLRGSGTFFMVNSDSLSDCDLTAALKKHRECGALATMVMTPFDPKAGYSAVEMDDRDRIVRIAGKPPGTAAPGEGRYFFSGIHVFEPDIFDAIPAGKCDINRDVYPPLLAADKAIRGFVHTGFWKELGNPRLYLESALAVLKAGRDPSIVPLRALDGIYLDRVSVPADLALEPPVFIGRGSTIGARCALQGGVVLGRQTTLGKGCSLRSTLVWDGARIGDGSNLSECIVTSGVFVPPGVSLTGKIFLRADGRHKNRQKLERLGQCWTLNL; encoded by the coding sequence ATGGTATTGGCTGCAGGGCTCGGCGAGAGGATGTGGCCTCTGACCGAGGACCGCGCCAAGCCTTCCCTCCCCTTGCTCAACCGTCCGATCATCGCGCACACCCTCGAGCACTTGGCCAGGCATGGGGTGAAGGAGGCCGTGATCAACCTGCATTACGAGCCCGAGTCGATCAGGGGGATCGTCGGTGACGGCAGCAAGCTCGGGATCAGGGTCCATTACTCCGAAGAGCCGATCATTCTCGGCACCGCCGGAGGCCTGAAGAAGGCCGAGCCGCTCCTGCGCGGGTCGGGCACCTTCTTCATGGTCAACAGCGACAGTCTCAGCGACTGCGACCTGACCGCCGCCCTGAAGAAGCACCGCGAATGCGGCGCCCTGGCGACCATGGTCATGACTCCATTCGATCCGAAGGCGGGATACAGCGCCGTCGAGATGGACGACCGGGACCGGATCGTCCGGATCGCCGGCAAGCCCCCCGGTACCGCGGCCCCCGGGGAGGGGCGCTATTTCTTTTCCGGCATTCATGTCTTCGAGCCGGACATCTTCGACGCCATCCCGGCCGGGAAGTGCGACATCAACCGGGATGTCTATCCCCCTCTCCTCGCCGCGGACAAGGCGATCCGGGGATTCGTCCACACGGGATTCTGGAAGGAGCTGGGGAACCCGCGGCTGTACCTCGAGAGCGCCCTCGCCGTCCTGAAGGCGGGGAGAGACCCCTCCATCGTGCCGCTCAGGGCGCTGGACGGCATTTACCTCGATCGCGTCTCCGTGCCGGCCGACCTGGCGCTCGAGCCCCCGGTCTTCATCGGCAGGGGATCGACGATCGGCGCCCGGTGCGCGCTCCAGGGTGGGGTCGTCCTCGGCCGCCAGACGACACTTGGCAAGGGATGCTCCCTGCGCTCGACCCTCGTCTGGGACGGGGCCCGGATCGGAGACGGCTCCAACCTGTCGGAGTGCATCGTCACCTCCGGCGTCTTCGTCCCTCCCGGCGTGAGCCTTACGGGCAAGATCTTCCTGCGCGCCGACGGCCGGCACAAGAACAGGCAGAAACTCGAGCGCCTGGGCCAGTGCTGGACCCTCAATCTGTGA
- the cyaB gene encoding class IV adenylate cyclase: MKKTEVEVKLKVEDLEKVPARLQQIGARLVHPREFEDNQLYDFPDFSLKMNQTLLRVRIQDRGSLLTYKEAPRVEGGAKVRDEMEVTVSSGETMVAILAKLGMRPLFRYQKYRAAYEYSDLIITVDETPVGNYLELEGPKPLIDEVAGRLGYKPTDYIAKSYLTLYQDHLKLRGLPLKDMLFDAP; encoded by the coding sequence ATGAAGAAGACCGAAGTCGAGGTCAAGCTGAAAGTGGAGGACCTGGAGAAGGTGCCGGCCCGTCTCCAGCAGATCGGCGCCCGCCTGGTCCATCCCCGCGAGTTCGAGGACAACCAGCTCTACGACTTCCCCGATTTCTCCCTGAAGATGAACCAGACGCTCCTGCGCGTGCGGATCCAGGACCGGGGGTCGCTGCTCACCTACAAGGAAGCTCCGCGTGTCGAGGGGGGGGCGAAGGTGAGGGACGAGATGGAGGTCACGGTCTCCTCGGGAGAGACGATGGTCGCCATTCTCGCGAAGCTCGGGATGCGTCCCCTGTTCCGCTATCAGAAATATCGCGCGGCGTACGAGTACTCGGATCTCATCATCACGGTGGACGAGACGCCGGTCGGAAACTACCTCGAGCTCGAGGGGCCCAAGCCCCTGATCGACGAGGTCGCCGGCAGGCTAGGGTACAAGCCGACCGATTACATCGCCAAGAGCTACCTGACCCTGTACCAGGATCACCTCAAGCTGCGCGGGCTTCCCTTGAAGGACATGCTCTTCGATGCACCTTGA
- a CDS encoding diguanylate cyclase, with amino-acid sequence MPNHYKILIADDREDNLGLLREWLSSQDYYVRCARDGRETLAIARNDHPDLVMVDKVMPEVDGLVVTRELKKNDPTVPVIVLTGREDTRRAAIFEDSGADDLIMKPFQYEEVETRVRTMLKKREVFRALEMANKELLRANERMSRLIQFDDKTGLYNFRFFMERLNEEFKRARRYGNRLTLAMFDIDYFKSVNDRHGHPAGDRVLREFGEIMVRSARETDLIARYGGEEFAALLPQTTAVHGQRLAERIRRVTEGFRFRGSDDPGPVIRVTVSAGVATYPLNDRIQRPEDLVKAADDALYRAKGSGRNRTHLDQHSLAVAR; translated from the coding sequence ATGCCCAATCACTACAAGATCCTGATCGCCGACGATCGCGAGGACAATTTGGGCCTCCTGCGCGAATGGCTGTCGTCGCAGGACTACTACGTGCGCTGCGCCCGGGACGGCCGCGAGACCCTCGCCATCGCCCGGAACGACCATCCCGATCTCGTCATGGTGGACAAGGTGATGCCCGAGGTGGACGGCCTGGTCGTCACACGCGAGCTGAAGAAGAACGATCCCACCGTCCCGGTCATCGTCCTCACCGGCCGCGAGGACACGCGCCGCGCCGCCATCTTCGAGGACAGCGGCGCCGACGATCTGATCATGAAGCCGTTCCAGTACGAGGAGGTCGAGACCCGCGTCCGCACCATGCTCAAGAAGCGCGAGGTCTTCCGCGCCCTGGAGATGGCCAACAAGGAGCTGCTGCGGGCCAACGAACGGATGTCCCGCCTCATCCAGTTCGACGACAAGACCGGGCTGTACAACTTCCGGTTCTTCATGGAGCGGCTGAACGAGGAGTTCAAGCGCGCCCGGCGCTATGGCAACCGTCTGACGCTGGCCATGTTCGACATCGACTACTTCAAGTCCGTGAACGACCGCCACGGCCACCCGGCAGGCGACCGGGTGCTGCGGGAGTTCGGCGAGATCATGGTCCGCTCCGCGCGCGAGACCGACCTGATCGCCCGTTACGGCGGCGAGGAGTTCGCGGCGCTCCTGCCCCAGACCACCGCCGTGCACGGCCAGCGCCTCGCCGAGCGCATCCGCCGCGTCACCGAAGGCTTCCGCTTCCGCGGATCGGACGACCCCGGCCCGGTCATCCGCGTCACCGTCTCGGCCGGTGTGGCCACCTATCCCCTCAACGACCGGATCCAGCGCCCCGAGGACCTGGTCAAGGCCGCCGACGACGCCCTGTACCGCGCCAAGGGCTCCGGCCGCAACCGCACCCATCTCGACCAGCACTCACTGGCCGTCGCGCGCTGA